A segment of the Corylus avellana chromosome ca2, CavTom2PMs-1.0 genome:
GACCTTGAAGTCAACTTAAAGTTATATTCTCCGTGACAGCTTATTGAGCCATATGGAGCTAATTCAGCACATGACCAAAATGACTGTACAGAGCAGAAAACTAATCTTAATTCCCAGGGAAGTCATGCTTCAGAGAAAGTAGGAAGTGGTATCAGGTCAACTTCGGGTTTGCGGTGTACGTCTCCTGATTATGAGACGAAAGAGATAAAGAACATATATGTGGATTGTAAGTTGTTactcctgttttttttttcctctttcttttagTTAATTTTGAAACAGTTTATAAATCACTAAAATTCtcattttttgaatattttgttcaTATCCATCTATTTTAAACATGGTCCACATCCAAGGGTGTGGAAATTTGGACTGGTCTCACAACTTATAAACATGGAGTTCAGTTTTGATTAGAAGCTACTTGACAGGATTATTATCTTTGGTTCCTCCTTCCCCCTCAAACAAATAtgtagaaagagagaaaaataaataaataaataaagataagaaaatttatcaaagaaaatttatgtcctagTTATGACTTCACATTcgatttcatgttttttttttccctcccttTTCAGTGTCATGTATGCCTTTTATGGCAGATTTTGGAGATTGGCCTGGATTGCCCCCACTCAAATTTTACACTCCTTCGTCCATTAAAGTTTTGATGAAAACGAGGCAAAATAGTAACTTTCTTATAACTAGTCAAATTAAGGGATAGATGAAAAATCCATTTTGATACGTGAAATCCCAAGAGTAGAGACAAATTTTCTGCATTTTGCCGCAAATTATGTACCCTAGACCACAGAGACTTGGAAAGGAATTTACTTTGACAAACAACTACCAACTGAAAAACTGACATATTATTGGATATGTAGGCGTTCTTGTGTATTTATGTCCCCTTCGTTTCATCCTACTTCTTTAATGTgccattttctcatttttgtaaAGCTACTGGCGGAAAGCCAGTTGCTTCACAGAGGGTTGAGTCTGATTGTCCCAAAAAGGCACCTGCATCAGAGCCCAAGGAAATCAGTTGTTTGCCAACTCAGAAGCAAAGTCCTGCAACAGGGTTAAATGCAAGATCTAAAGAAAAAGCACTTGATAAATCCTTTGTTGTGCCTAGTATTGTACCTAGGGACAGTCCTGATGGAAAAGATGGGCCCAATTCTGGAAAAGAATGTATAACCTTTTCTAGGACAAAACGTGGTATGTTGCTCAAACCAGCTCATATACGGAGGccatcaaataacaaaattgaGTTTGAGAGGCAGCCAGAAGTTGTTGAATCTGGAACTTTGAGCAATGTGACAAGCAAATTAGATGGTGCAATATGTTCGAACTTCCAGTCCAAACTTGCATCAGAAGATGGATCTAGAGAATCCTATGAGGAAAAGCATTCTAATATCAAGGGCGTTGATGAGAAGTTTGAAAACAATTTGTCACCGCAGACGCCCTCTAATCAGGAAAGCTGTAAGTTCTTGTACTCTAGTGTCATCTATTTACAAGTgaaatatgattattttttatgatcgtttatttgttttcatcttttttgCCCCTCCACTCACGTATTTCGTTCTATCCTCAAATTTTCCCACTAATGCATCTTTGTTAGCTGTTGATCTCCATTTACCCTATCAAAACCGTAGCCCAAATATGATTATATTTTGtgattgtttctttgttttcgTCCTTTTTGCCCCTCCACTCACCTATTTCTTTCTATCGTCAATTTTCCCATTAATGTAACTTTATTAGTTGTTGATTTCATTTACCCATGGAAGCCTTAGCCCAACAATCTTAGTTCACTCAACCAAAGTCTTGTTCCATTTTGCTTTGCCAGACTTTTTTAGTCAGCATAGCTGACATGTCTTGTGACACTTTCAATATAACCATACTGCTTCTCTTATGTGCgaaaaaaattggtcttttaTGCATATTATGAAACCACTTTGTGACATAGCTCCTAGTGGATGCATTCGTTTCTTCTTAATGTTTCCTTGTATAGCTATTTGTCACGATGTCTAATTCTAGTCACActttttataaagttttttcttataaaaaaaattaaaaattgtttagCGTTCCATACTATACAGCATACTGCTTACAGCTGTCTTTTAAAGTTCTCCCTCATTTCTAGGACATTTGACGAGATCTTTTGCCAATGCCCAAATTGGATCTTCTCTTTTAGCTCAAAGATAATGTCTATCATTTCATCAATCTCCATTACAAgtattttttgttgataaatatGCGAATTGATACTGTATAAGCACTAAGGTGTATGGGTATTTCTGTTAGCTTTTTCCTCCAAAATTACGGGTTATAATCTCATGGTATCTCTGTTTATGCTTGCGCCCGGACTTTTTCTTTAATCTCATTCTCGGGTTAGCTGAACCATGGTTATTTGCTCCTTTATTAGCAGTGGCCTCGATTAATAATCATCTTTAATGGTCTGTGAATTATAGTCTGCAGCCGGTAATaagtaattttctttcttttttcttttttcaggcGATAAGTCCCTCAATTGCAGCAAAGGGATAAGCCCTGTTAAAATTGTTAATGGAGGTTTGCTATCGCTGACCATGTTCTTTTATAGTGTACAAGTGGGATGGATCttgattctttaaaaaaattccctTTGGCAGTTGCAGTTATACATGGAAGGACCCGCTCTCTCGTTGAGAGGtttgaaagaagagaaagattcAATAGCAATGAAGATCAAGCATCTACCATGTCTCATGTGATGCCTGAAATGGATAAAAAAGATCAAGCATCTACCATGTCTCATATGATACCTGAAAAGGATAAAAAAGATCAAGCATCTACCATGCCTCATGTGATACCTGAAAAGGATAAAAAAGATCAAGCATCTACCATGTCCCGTGTGATACCTGAAAAGGATAAAAAAGATCAAGCATCTACCATGTCCCGTGTGATACCTGAAACGGATAAAACTCCCACCATGCCGGTAAAAGTTTTTCACTCTTACAGGAAAGCTTTTTTAGACTATAGGCATATATAAATAGTGGCATCTATACTACGTTTGGAAATTCAGATTTTCGTAGTCTAGGTTCCAAGTAATATGAGAAAGActcaaaaattcaaacttttgaCTTATGAAGTTGGCTTCTCAAGACTAGGAATTTTCCGttctctatatatattcatgATTGTTTGAATTAGTCCTCAATAATATTGCTTCATTAGGAAACGTATCAGTTACCAGTCCAAGCTGGTTTGGATCATCTGATGATTACCATTTCTTTTCGCCTGTTACATAGTGTTGAGATATAAATTTGTTGATTGTTTGAGAATATGTAAGTGGCTATTGGGGGTCAAAAGCTGCTCATATTTCCAAAATTCTCATGTTCTGGAAACACATTATGATATTTACTGCGTACCTCCTTCacttatttaatttcaattcaaatgaGACTTTGTGCAATTTTCCTTTAAGCAGTGGGAGATCCAATGTTCTTGAAACATTTACTTGTCAGTCAATTAACTCACATGTATGCATTGTAACTTTGGTTAGCAAAAGTCGGTCAATTTTTGTTTCACATTGTTTTCTAATTTACAGCAAGGAGAACCTCAAACTTCTGGAAGGGACTCAACTTCTGCGAATAGGGATTTTACCGAAGATCTCTTGCAAGCTCATGATGTATTCCTAAGTACCCTTCGGTCGCGCTTAACAAAATTACAGGTAACCTGTTTCaaacaaattgaataattaagtTATGACATGCAACCTATTCCTTCGTTAGTTATACCAAGTTTTCTAGTAGTAGTTACTCTTCCACCTGACATGGGGAAATTTATT
Coding sequences within it:
- the LOC132168929 gene encoding katanin p80 WD40 repeat-containing subunit B1 homolog KTN80.2 isoform X3, yielding MAKRGYKLQEFVAHSASVNCLNIGKKACRLFITGGDDHKVNLWTIGKPNSLMSLCGHTSPVESVAFDSAEVLVLAGASTGVIKLWDLEEVKMVRTLTGHRSNCSAVEFHPFGEFFASGAMDANLKIWDIRKKGCIHTYKGHTRGISTIKFTPDGRWVVSGGFDDVVKIWDLTAGKLLHDFKFHEGHIRSIDFHPLEFLLATGSADRTVKFWDLETFELIGSTRPEATGVRAITFHPDGRTLFSGVEDGLKVYSWEPVICHDAIDMGWSTLGDLCIHDGKLLACTYYQNSIGVWAADISLIEPYGANSAHDQNDCTEQKTNLNSQGSHASEKVGSGIRSTSGLRCTSPDYETKEIKNIYVDSTGGKPVASQRVESDCPKKAPASEPKEISCLPTQKQSPATGLNARSKEKALDKSFVVPSIVPRDSPDGKDGPNSGKECITFSRTKRGMLLKPAHIRRPSNNKIEFERQPEVVESGTLSNVTSKLDGAICSNFQSKLASEDGSRESYEEKHSNIKGVDEKFENNLSPQTPSNQESCDKSLNCSKGISPVKIVNGVAVIHGRTRSLVERFERRERFNSNEDQASTMSHVMPEMDKKDQASTMSHMIPEKDKKDQASTMPHVIPEKDKKDQASTMSRVIPEKDKKDQASTMSRVIPETDKTPTMPQGEPQTSGRDSTSANRDFTEDLLQAHDVFLSTLRSRLTKLQVVRHFWERNDTKGAISALRKLPDHSVGASRCDQCTYGENGDSHLRSVLLHSSCASGLAG
- the LOC132168929 gene encoding katanin p80 WD40 repeat-containing subunit B1 homolog KTN80.2 isoform X5 produces the protein MDANLKIWDIRKKGCIHTYKGHTRGISTIKFTPDGRWVVSGGFDDVVKIWDLTAGKLLHDFKFHEGHIRSIDFHPLEFLLATGSADRTVKFWDLETFELIGSTRPEATGVRAITFHPDGRTLFSGVEDGLKVYSWEPVICHDAIDMGWSTLGDLCIHDGKLLACTYYQNSIGVWAADISLIEPYGANSAHDQNDCTEQKTNLNSQGSHASEKVGSGIRSTSGLRCTSPDYETKEIKNIYVDSTGGKPVASQRVESDCPKKAPASEPKEISCLPTQKQSPATGLNARSKEKALDKSFVVPSIVPRDSPDGKDGPNSGKECITFSRTKRGMLLKPAHIRRPSNNKIEFERQPEVVESGTLSNVTSKLDGAICSNFQSKLASEDGSRESYEEKHSNIKGVDEKFENNLSPQTPSNQESCDKSLNCSKGISPVKIVNGVAVIHGRTRSLVERFERRERFNSNEDQASTMSHVMPEMDKKDQASTMSHMIPEKDKKDQASTMPHVIPEKDKKDQASTMSRVIPEKDKKDQASTMSRVIPETDKTPTMPQGEPQTSGRDSTSANRDFTEDLLQAHDVFLSTLRSRLTKLQVVRHFWERNDTKGAISALRKLPDHSVQADVISVLMEKTEILTLDLFSCILPVLLGLLDSKIERHANVSLEMLLKLVAVFGPVISSTISARPAVGVNLQAEQRLECCNQCFIQLQKIKKVLPALVRKGGLLARCAQELSLVLQES
- the LOC132168929 gene encoding katanin p80 WD40 repeat-containing subunit B1 homolog KTN80.2 isoform X4, producing MNCSSSFAVEFHPFGEFFASGAMDANLKIWDIRKKGCIHTYKGHTRGISTIKFTPDGRWVVSGGFDDVVKIWDLTAGKLLHDFKFHEGHIRSIDFHPLEFLLATGSADRTVKFWDLETFELIGSTRPEATGVRAITFHPDGRTLFSGVEDGLKVYSWEPVICHDAIDMGWSTLGDLCIHDGKLLACTYYQNSIGVWAADISLIEPYGANSAHDQNDCTEQKTNLNSQGSHASEKVGSGIRSTSGLRCTSPDYETKEIKNIYVDSTGGKPVASQRVESDCPKKAPASEPKEISCLPTQKQSPATGLNARSKEKALDKSFVVPSIVPRDSPDGKDGPNSGKECITFSRTKRGMLLKPAHIRRPSNNKIEFERQPEVVESGTLSNVTSKLDGAICSNFQSKLASEDGSRESYEEKHSNIKGVDEKFENNLSPQTPSNQESCDKSLNCSKGISPVKIVNGVAVIHGRTRSLVERFERRERFNSNEDQASTMSHVMPEMDKKDQASTMSHMIPEKDKKDQASTMPHVIPEKDKKDQASTMSRVIPEKDKKDQASTMSRVIPETDKTPTMPQGEPQTSGRDSTSANRDFTEDLLQAHDVFLSTLRSRLTKLQVVRHFWERNDTKGAISALRKLPDHSVQADVISVLMEKTEILTLDLFSCILPVLLGLLDSKIERHANVSLEMLLKLVAVFGPVISSTISARPAVGVNLQAEQRLECCNQCFIQLQKIKKVLPALVRKGGLLARCAQELSLVLQES